A single Suricata suricatta isolate VVHF042 chromosome 2, meerkat_22Aug2017_6uvM2_HiC, whole genome shotgun sequence DNA region contains:
- the INSIG1 gene encoding insulin-induced gene 1 protein encodes MRCVAVFVGINHASAKLDFANNVQLSMTLAALSLGLWWTFDRSRSGLGLGITIAFLATLITQLLVYNGVYQYTSPDFLYIRSWLPCIFFSGGVTVGNIGRQLAMGVPEKPHSD; translated from the exons ATGCGCTGCGTCGCGGTTTTTGTCGGCATCAACCATGCCAGCGCT AAATTGGATTTTGCCAACAATGTGCAGCTCTCCATGACCTTAGCAGCCCTGTCCCTGGGCCTGTGGTGGACGTTCGACCGCTCGAGAAGTGGCCTCGGGCTTGGGATCACCATCGCCTTCCTGGCCACTCTGATCACGCAGCTGCTCGTGTACAACGGCGTGTACCA GTACACGTCCCCCGATTTCCTCTACATCCGCTCCTGGCTGCCCTGCATCTTCTTCTCCGGAGGGGTCACCGTCGGCAACATCGGACGCCAGCTGGCTATG